A region from the Lysobacter antibioticus genome encodes:
- a CDS encoding SOS response-associated peptidase family protein — protein MCYSAKVRAEYREYVKEFGAILSLDQYVAEFWEQMGDDWIKKMPSALRAWFRGPGTKAKAHIGQSIEDWTARQIPEYEAELAKQLARLEENERKLAKKVTKTAQEEVRKATAKIESTAAMLKLLTKPNAAADTARIFPQSIAPIMVWENGRRVVKMMRFQCRKAGAPSSSDWVIDRVTKQKRMSGTYNARRDNLERFWRKQFGYSHGIVIADTFFEHVWRHDMEGRELRPGEKREDVILEFVPDTDKTMLIACIWSHWDGASAGEPDEPDLQSFAFITDDPPPEVAAAGHDRCVIPIKPENVDAWLQPNPENLAAMHAILDDRERPYYDHQFAAAA, from the coding sequence ATGTGCTATTCCGCAAAGGTCCGAGCCGAATACCGGGAGTATGTGAAGGAGTTCGGGGCCATCCTCTCGCTCGACCAGTACGTCGCCGAATTCTGGGAGCAGATGGGGGACGACTGGATCAAGAAGATGCCTTCGGCCTTGCGCGCCTGGTTCCGCGGTCCGGGGACCAAGGCCAAAGCACACATCGGCCAGTCCATCGAGGATTGGACTGCCAGGCAGATCCCGGAATACGAAGCCGAGCTGGCGAAGCAACTCGCCCGTCTGGAGGAGAACGAGCGGAAGCTGGCTAAGAAGGTCACCAAGACCGCTCAGGAGGAAGTCCGCAAAGCGACGGCGAAGATTGAGTCAACGGCAGCGATGCTGAAGTTGCTCACCAAACCGAATGCCGCGGCGGACACCGCCCGAATCTTCCCGCAGTCGATTGCGCCCATCATGGTGTGGGAGAACGGCCGGCGCGTGGTCAAGATGATGCGCTTTCAGTGCCGAAAGGCTGGCGCGCCATCGAGCAGCGACTGGGTCATCGACCGGGTAACCAAGCAGAAGCGGATGTCTGGCACGTACAACGCTCGGCGCGACAACCTGGAACGTTTCTGGCGAAAGCAATTCGGCTACAGCCACGGCATCGTAATTGCCGACACCTTCTTCGAGCACGTCTGGCGACACGACATGGAGGGCCGAGAGCTGCGTCCAGGCGAAAAGCGAGAAGACGTGATTCTCGAATTCGTACCGGACACCGACAAGACGATGCTGATCGCTTGCATCTGGTCGCACTGGGATGGTGCCAGTGCCGGCGAGCCTGACGAGCCAGACCTGCAGTCGTTTGCGTTCATCACGGATGACCCGCCCCCCGAAGTCGCCGCCGCGGGGCACGATAGGTGCGTTATTCCGATCAAGCCAGAAAACGTGGACGCCTGGTTGCAGCCAAACCCCGAGAACCTCGCCGCCATGCATGCCATCCTTGACGATCGCGAACGTCCCTATTACGACCATCAGTTCGCCGCGGCAGCCTGA